In uncultured Fibrobacter sp., the following proteins share a genomic window:
- a CDS encoding radical SAM protein, with protein sequence MKVCEIFRSIEGEGLRTGQAAVFVRLHGCNLRCSYCDSMYAVEGNDYKQMSVTEVVDAVEAYHTESGVECVTLTGGEPLLHAGVYELLQTLCDKNFKINIETNGTIPCKWQHANLFYTMDWKCKSSGMSGKMHIENLATLRSNDVLKFVVGADEDLSETESVVARLAQIKATDAQEATGMPSIYVSPVFGTLDYDKIVDWMLSSKIMTENNARFQVQLHKVIWDPDKRGV encoded by the coding sequence ATGAAAGTCTGCGAAATTTTTAGAAGCATCGAAGGCGAAGGCCTGCGTACCGGCCAGGCCGCCGTATTCGTACGACTCCACGGCTGCAACTTGCGCTGTAGCTATTGCGATTCCATGTACGCCGTCGAAGGCAACGACTACAAACAAATGAGCGTTACCGAAGTCGTAGACGCTGTAGAAGCTTACCACACCGAAAGCGGCGTAGAATGCGTGACACTCACCGGCGGCGAGCCCTTGCTCCATGCAGGTGTCTACGAGCTCCTGCAAACCTTGTGCGACAAAAATTTCAAAATCAATATTGAAACCAACGGCACCATTCCCTGCAAGTGGCAACATGCAAACCTGTTCTACACCATGGACTGGAAATGCAAAAGCAGCGGCATGTCGGGCAAAATGCATATCGAAAACCTCGCCACGCTCCGCAGTAACGATGTGCTGAAATTTGTCGTCGGCGCCGACGAAGACCTAAGCGAAACCGAAAGCGTTGTCGCTAGGCTCGCCCAAATCAAGGCCACCGACGCACAAGAGGCAACAGGCATGCCGTCCATCTATGTTTCGCCAGTATTCGGAACCCTCGACTACGACAAAATCGTAGACTGGATGCTTTCGAGCAAAATCATGACCGAAAACAACGCCCGTTTCCAAGTGCAATTGCACAAGGTTATTTGGGACCCCGACAAACGCGGGGTGTAA
- the queD gene encoding 6-carboxytetrahydropterin synthase QueD: MYRVIKRMEISGAHKLSLPYESKCRGLHGHNWIITVYCKSETLDENGMVVDFSRIKELVHGRLDHQFLNDVMDANPTAENMARWICEQVPHCYKVQIQESEGNLVEYEIDP; this comes from the coding sequence ATGTACAGAGTCATCAAGCGCATGGAAATCTCGGGAGCGCACAAGCTCTCGCTCCCCTACGAAAGCAAATGCCGCGGTCTGCATGGCCACAACTGGATTATTACGGTATATTGCAAGTCCGAAACGCTCGACGAAAATGGCATGGTCGTCGACTTTTCTCGCATCAAGGAACTTGTTCACGGCAGGCTGGATCACCAGTTCTTAAACGACGTGATGGACGCAAACCCCACCGCCGAAAACATGGCCCGCTGGATTTGCGAACAAGTTCCGCACTGCTACAAGGTGCAAATCCAGGAAAGCGAAGGCAACCTGGTAGAATACGAAATCGACCCGTAG